In the genome of Actinomycetota bacterium, the window CGCAGGCTTCCCCAGCTCGGGTCGTAGAACTTGCTCAGCACATCCATGCTCGTCGGGGGGTGCGGTTCGTGGTTGACCTGCCACCACACATTCAGCAGCAGGCCCCCGGCGACCACCGCCGAGGTGGCCAGGGCGGGCACCAGGCTCGACCGGAATTTGTCGATTACCGGCCGGAAACCCAGCAGTCCCAGGAACAGGACCAGCTGCATCGCCAGGAAGAACGGGCCGAGGTCCCGGGTAGCAGCCAGCGTGAAGCCGCTTGCCCCCAGGCCGGCCCAAAGCCACCTTGAAGGAGGATCGGGTCGCGCCAGGCGCAGGAGGCAGGCAAAAAAGCACAGGCCCGCAACGACCTCGGGACCGCTCACCGTGAGGCTCCCGCCGACCGACATCAGCATCGGCGTCATCGCGGCCAGAAGTCCTGCAAGTGAGATCGACGCCCGTCCCGCCTGCCACAAAGCCAGGGCCGCCGCTGCGACAAGAAGTGTGGAGAAGCCGGCCACTGCGACCCGCCCCAGGAGCATCGACGTCACCACCCGGTCCGAGAGCAGGGTCCCGATGCCGGGAACCACGTAGCTGAACGGCTGGGTGGTGCCCATGTTGGTCTGGAAGTCGACGGCTTCGCTCCCCGGCTCGGTGTAGGGGTTGGGGCACTTGACCGTGAACGGGGTCGTCCGGCAGTTCAGGCTTTCGGGCGACATGGAGATGGGCAGCGTGACCACCCGGGTCTGCGCCCTGGCCCTGATCTCGCCGCCTTCCAGCTCTGCCTTCTCCTCCGGGGTCAGCGGTGGCGGCTCCGGGAGGATCCACTGCCCACGGGCCACGCCGGCCGCCCGGAGGAAGTGGGCGATCTCGTCTGCCGCCACCGCCGGGGGGTTGCTGAGGGCCCAGGCGAAAAAGAGCATCCCGTAGCCGGCGATCAGGACCCAGATCGTCACCAGCGACCTCGTCGGTCTCATCGGGCTTCCTGCGGTGGGGGGTCGCCAGCGGGCCTTCTTCGCAACATGATGAGCAGCTTGAGCACCACCAGAACCAGAATGCTCGCCTCCTGGTACCCGACGATGTGGTCCGGCGCGTCGGGCAGCACGCTCCAGTCGAACAGGATCGGGAAGTACAGGTAGGTGAACCAGCTGAGGGCCGCCAGCAGGACCTGCAGGTACCGGTTGGTGGTGAACGCGGCTGCGACGATGATCCAGAGTGCGAACTGCGGGGAGTGGAACACCGAGGCGGTCACGAACCCCACGACTGCGATCAGAAACGCGTGAAGCAACTGCTCGAAGGTCCGGGGGCGGAGAGCCGCAGCGAGCAGCCCGAAGGCCACCTGGATCACCAGCGGTACCCGGTGTTCCAGCATCCAGTCGAGCTGGGGTTTGAGCCTGGTGTCCAGCAGGTTGTCGACGGCGAGGTAGATCGTCTCCCCGTTGTAACCCCGTCCGGCGTGGAACTCGAAAGGCATGAGTACTCCTTCGGTCCCGGCGTAGAGCCAGACCACCCCCAGGCTCACGACCATGGGGGCCAGAGCCAGAGCCGAGAGT includes:
- a CDS encoding DUF2142 domain-containing protein, translated to MRPTRSLVTIWVLIAGYGMLFFAWALSNPPAVAADEIAHFLRAAGVARGQWILPEPPPLTPEEKAELEGGEIRARAQTRVVTLPISMSPESLNCRTTPFTVKCPNPYTEPGSEAVDFQTNMGTTQPFSYVVPGIGTLLSDRVVTSMLLGRVAVAGFSTLLVAAAALALWQAGRASISLAGLLAAMTPMLMSVGGSLTVSGPEVVAGLCFFACLLRLARPDPPSRWLWAGLGASGFTLAATRDLGPFFLAMQLVLFLGLLGFRPVIDKFRSSLVPALATSAVVAGGLLLNVWWQVNHEPHPPTSMDVLSKFYDPSWGSLREIGRHSIGVFGPLDTPVNTGVYFGWSFLLISLATLAFLVGTRRHRLVLATSVVFSVVSILALETIQASVGFGAQGRQLLPIFVAMPLLAGEVIYLNRAVLAGLRPRLVRWFGVTCGVLHGWAWYTVGRRYAVGPGGDNFFYRDPYFVPPLGWLVWGTVVLLACVCVGVFGLMTRDGWGAGEAGEEGSSTRSG